A single genomic interval of Malania oleifera isolate guangnan ecotype guangnan chromosome 13, ASM2987363v1, whole genome shotgun sequence harbors:
- the LOC131145497 gene encoding probable (S)-N-methylcoclaurine 3'-hydroxylase isozyme 2: MNPGSPSPIQAYLILHSLITSTTMEATQGASSPFFISADGNNVHLLTVPILLLLPLLFLFLKHRSSKHHNLPPGPFPWPIVGNIASVGYKQHEDLAKLAQAHGPLMSLRMGSQLVVVGSNKAAAIEILKTHDRVLSGRLPPHVSPAKSPERNHLSIGWTFECTEQWKFMRTLCRTELFGGKILDSRMDIRAQKVQEMVDFLATKEGQLVAIREVIFSTAFNVLGNVLMSKDFMALEEGEGQGMCDIVRNLMELWTKPNISDLYPFLGELDIQGWRREAYRYSERLYEVWRDTMKEKRERMRRGEESKTRDFLDVLLHNNFADDQVDVLFLELFLAGTDTSTSTIEWTIAELLKNQNVMKKICEELEKEAPEGYLKEIDITRFPYLQACVKETLRLHPAAPLIPRRSTEKCQVMNYNIPKDTQVLVNIWSIGRDPRIWEDPASFKPERLLNSELDFKGHDFEFLPFGGGRKICPGYPMAIRQVHLTLAALLHHFDWSLPNNMTLDQLDMNEKCGITLQKEDPLVLIPTRKKRSQF; encoded by the exons ATGAACCCTGGAAGCCCTTCACCAATCCAAGCCTATCTGATCCTGCACTCGCTTATAACATCGACCACCATGGAAGCCACGCAAGGTGCttcttcacctttcttcatttcaGCAGATGGCAACAATGTCCATCTCCTCACCGTTCCTATCTTGCTCCTTCTCcctctcctcttcctcttcctcaagCACAGATCCTCCAAGCACCACAACCTCCCGCCGGGGCCGTTCCCGTGGCCCATCGTTGGCAACATCGCCTCCGTTGGGTACAAGCAGCACGAGGACCTCGCCAAGCTGGCCCAGGCCCACGGACCCCTCATGTCCCTCCGCATGGGCTCCCAGCTGGTGGTGGTCGGCTCCAACAAGGCCGCCGCCATCGAGATCCTCAAGACCCACGACCGCGTGCTCTCGGGGCGGCTGCCGCCGCACGTGTCGCCGGCGAAGAGCCCCGAGCGGAACCACCTCTCCATTGGGTGGACCTTCGAGTGCACGGAGCAGTGGAAGTTCATGCGGACGCTGTGCCGGACGGAGCTGTTCGGCGGCAAGATTCTGGACTCCAGGATGGACATCAGGGCCCAGAAGGTTCAGGAGATGGTGGACTTTTTGGCGACGAAGGAAGGACAATTGGTGGCGATAAGGGAGGTGATTTTTTCGACGGCGTTTAATGTGCTTGGGAACGTTTTGATGTCGAAGGATTTCATGGCATTGGAGGAAGGGGAGGGGCAGGGTATGTGTGATATAGTGAGGAATCTGATGGAGCTGTGGACCAAACCTAACATTTCTGATTTGTATCCGTTTCTGGGGGAATTGGATATTCAGGGTTGGAGGAGAGAGGCGTATCGGTACAGTGAGAGGTTGTATGAGGTGTGGAGAGATACGatgaaggaaaagagagagagaatgagaagagGTGAGGAGAGTAAGACTAGAGACTTCTTGGATGTTTTGCTCCACAATAATTTTGCTGACGATCAGGTCGATGTTCTGTTCTTG GAACTCTTTCTTGCAGGAACCGATACTAGTACCTCAACGATTGAATGGACCATAGCAGAACTACTTAAGAATCAAAATGTCATGAaaaaaatttgtgaagaactGGAGAAGGAAGCTCCGGAGGGCTACTTGAAAGAGATAGACATAACTCGCTTTCCCTACTTGCAAGCGTGTGTGAAAGAAACCCTACGACTACATCCTGCAGCACCATTGATTCCTCGTCGGTCGACCGAGAAATGTCAAGTTATGAACTACAACATCCCAAAAGACACCCAAGTTCTAGTGAACATTTGGTCAATTGGTAGAGACCCTCGAATATGGGAAGACCCTGCAAGTTTTAAGCCTGAAAGGCTTCTAAATTCCGAATTAGATTTTAAAGGGCATGATTTTGAGTTCTTGCCTTTTGGCGGGGGAAGGAAAATTTGCCCTGGATATCCAATGGCCATTAGGCAAGTTCACTTGACCTTAGCTGCTTTGCTCCACCACTTTGATTGGTCTCTTCCTAATAACATGACCCTTGATCAGCTTGATATGAATGAGAAGTGTGGGATAACATTGCAAAAAGAGGATCCTCTCGTGCTCATACCAACGAGAAAAAAAAGATCACAATTCTAA